The proteins below come from a single Planctomycetaceae bacterium genomic window:
- a CDS encoding peptidoglycan recognition family protein, whose amino-acid sequence MTAQRLVESSRPTFRWEPSEAARDWQFIVLHHSATASGSVESIHREHGQRKDRYGNNWLGIGYHFVIGNGSGMEDGEISPTFRWKGQIHGAHSGSTTHNATGIGICVIGNFENHPPSERQLTALTELLIALSRNYNIPESRIIPHSVVRATACPGSKFPLKELLQRIKSES is encoded by the coding sequence ATGACGGCACAGCGATTGGTGGAATCATCCCGTCCGACGTTTCGGTGGGAGCCATCCGAGGCGGCTCGGGACTGGCAGTTTATCGTGCTGCATCATTCGGCGACCGCCTCCGGCAGCGTCGAATCCATTCATCGTGAACATGGGCAACGTAAGGATCGTTACGGAAACAACTGGCTGGGGATTGGTTACCATTTTGTGATTGGTAACGGCTCCGGCATGGAAGACGGGGAAATTTCCCCAACGTTTCGGTGGAAAGGGCAGATTCACGGCGCGCATTCGGGTAGCACTACGCACAACGCGACTGGAATCGGAATCTGCGTGATTGGCAACTTTGAAAACCACCCGCCTTCTGAACGTCAACTCACGGCACTTACGGAACTGCTCATCGCGCTCTCCCGAAATTACAACATCCCTGAATCACGAATCATTCCGCACAGTGTCGTCAGAGCGACCGCGTGCCCAGGAAGCAAGTTTCCGCTGAAGGAGCTTCTTCAGCGGATCAAGTCCGAAAGCTGA
- a CDS encoding efflux RND transporter permease subunit — protein MIAGVVRWAVHSRIVVLLLMCVLALIGGYAFVHVNVEAYPDPAPAIIEVVAQYPGASAEEVERQVTVPLEIALAGMPGLQYTRSKSMFGLSHLRNQFVYSVEFSDARQEVLNRLATVALPSGVVPQISPASPIGEIYRFTLSNPTDSTGHQVYTRNDLKSLQDWSVARELQRVPGVAGVVACGGTVKRYEIRPDPDRMRQYNITLDQLESAIRDSNANVGGSYITEGNNVQVIRAIGLIGGGDDPMQRAISETTPQKAAAVLRQEENRRIREIRDVVISAVRNIPIRVGMVVEGGPEASDEELGRRGVVVDHQIRQGQVGIARRRQNESQLAEQAPGERPPAAAFTKQNAAASPDDSQTTDDDDVVQGIVLLRKGEQSLPTLELVKAKISELNRSGKLLPGVQLVPYYDRTALIGVTTDTVHENLLIGLVLVTSILLAFLGNVRTAVIVAINIPLALMFAFGAMMVRGKSANLLSIGAVDFGIIVDSTVIMVEHVYRRLSEPVDFLSPEALVHGSRETVTQHRVLTAAQEVQRSLFYSTMIMVCALLPLFTLKGPEGQIFGPMADTYAFALGGALLLALTVSPALCTLLFRNLKPSRDNVLVRLVRRFFIGQLILMLKHRVLAASVLLAVLVSTLAALPMLGREFMPELEEGNMVIRGTFPANISLEEVAENARRLRRLIMEFSEVELVASQTGRPDDGTDPTGVNELQCFVPLRPMQNWPVQPGQGRPRTKNELVEAMSRRVEATIRGASWDFSQIIRDNVMESLSGVKGENSIKIFGPDLNELESIASAVERRISKVPGVTDPGIFRIQGQTNLAFPIDRHKCAAWGVRVADIDDVVATAVGGNTFSEMIEGERRFDIALRWPEHLRDTVDDILQIPVDITNDSNYSGTSVQPTAFGTQVSLPSVTGTTLQDMTEFLSVTPRRRLGELLTPRDESGRPDPAGSFVRSGAAVINREQGRRLIAIKFSVRDRDLASTVAEARQAVQPLIRSPYTTTWSGEFQQMQEAERRMLATVLLAFALILVMLYLAFFSLLDAAVVSMNVLAMSLGGVWALLLTGLNFNISAAVGFISILGVAVMNGLLMVSSFNGLRRSGHDVMSAVIHGTEHLVRPITMTALAAILGLLPAALATKVGSQSQRPLAIVVVGGMMMTLALFNLVPLLYSFYGHRTPPESSGGVSH, from the coding sequence GTGATTGCGGGAGTCGTTCGCTGGGCCGTCCACAGTCGCATTGTCGTACTGCTGTTGATGTGCGTCCTTGCATTGATCGGCGGATACGCCTTTGTTCATGTCAACGTCGAAGCCTATCCGGACCCGGCGCCGGCAATTATTGAAGTCGTCGCCCAATACCCCGGTGCATCGGCGGAAGAGGTGGAACGGCAGGTGACGGTTCCTCTGGAAATCGCCCTGGCCGGGATGCCCGGACTGCAGTACACACGCAGCAAGTCCATGTTCGGTCTGTCTCACCTGCGAAATCAGTTCGTGTACAGCGTGGAATTCTCCGACGCCCGACAGGAAGTTCTGAATCGTCTGGCGACGGTTGCTCTGCCGAGTGGTGTCGTTCCGCAGATTTCTCCCGCGTCGCCGATCGGAGAGATTTATCGTTTCACACTGTCCAACCCGACCGACTCAACGGGTCATCAGGTCTATACGCGGAACGATCTGAAGTCGCTGCAGGACTGGTCAGTGGCCCGTGAGCTTCAGCGAGTTCCCGGTGTCGCCGGTGTTGTCGCGTGCGGCGGAACGGTCAAGCGTTATGAAATTCGTCCCGACCCCGACCGAATGCGGCAATACAACATCACGCTGGATCAGCTTGAAAGTGCCATTCGGGACAGCAATGCCAATGTCGGAGGCAGTTACATCACGGAAGGAAACAATGTGCAGGTCATCCGGGCCATTGGCCTGATCGGCGGCGGTGACGATCCGATGCAAAGGGCGATTTCTGAGACGACCCCGCAAAAGGCGGCTGCCGTCCTGCGACAGGAAGAAAACCGTCGGATCCGCGAAATCCGTGACGTTGTGATTTCGGCGGTCAGAAATATCCCGATTCGAGTCGGGATGGTGGTGGAAGGCGGACCGGAGGCCAGTGACGAAGAACTCGGACGCCGCGGTGTCGTCGTCGATCACCAGATTCGGCAGGGCCAGGTGGGAATTGCCAGACGTCGGCAAAATGAGTCGCAGTTGGCAGAACAGGCACCGGGCGAACGTCCTCCGGCGGCTGCATTCACCAAACAAAACGCGGCCGCCTCGCCGGACGATTCGCAGACCACCGACGATGATGATGTCGTTCAGGGAATCGTTCTGCTGCGCAAGGGCGAACAGTCTTTGCCGACGCTGGAACTGGTTAAGGCGAAGATCAGCGAACTGAATCGTTCCGGAAAACTACTGCCGGGCGTGCAACTTGTTCCCTACTACGACCGAACCGCGCTGATCGGTGTCACAACCGACACCGTCCACGAGAACCTGCTGATCGGACTGGTTCTGGTGACGAGTATCCTGCTGGCGTTTCTGGGCAATGTCCGGACGGCTGTGATCGTCGCGATCAACATTCCTCTGGCGCTGATGTTCGCTTTCGGGGCGATGATGGTGCGAGGCAAGTCGGCCAATCTGCTGTCAATCGGCGCTGTGGACTTCGGCATCATCGTCGATTCGACGGTCATCATGGTCGAACATGTGTATCGCCGATTGAGCGAGCCTGTCGATTTTCTGAGCCCCGAAGCTCTCGTTCACGGTTCGCGGGAAACGGTGACTCAGCATCGCGTGCTGACCGCAGCCCAGGAGGTTCAGCGCAGCCTGTTCTATTCAACGATGATCATGGTGTGCGCGCTGCTGCCGCTGTTCACGCTGAAGGGACCGGAAGGGCAGATCTTCGGCCCGATGGCCGATACGTACGCGTTCGCTCTGGGCGGTGCCCTGCTGCTGGCACTCACGGTGTCGCCGGCGCTGTGTACTTTGCTGTTCCGCAATCTGAAGCCGTCGCGGGACAATGTTCTTGTACGGCTGGTCCGCAGGTTCTTCATCGGACAGCTCATCCTGATGCTGAAACACCGAGTCCTGGCTGCTTCCGTGCTGCTGGCGGTGCTGGTGTCGACGCTTGCGGCATTGCCGATGCTTGGGCGCGAATTCATGCCGGAACTGGAAGAAGGCAACATGGTGATTCGCGGCACGTTTCCGGCGAATATTTCACTGGAGGAAGTCGCGGAAAACGCACGGCGACTTCGCCGGCTGATCATGGAATTTTCGGAAGTAGAACTGGTGGCGTCGCAGACGGGACGCCCTGACGACGGCACTGATCCGACCGGCGTCAACGAGCTGCAGTGCTTTGTCCCGCTGAGGCCCATGCAGAACTGGCCCGTTCAGCCCGGACAGGGGCGTCCGCGCACGAAAAACGAACTTGTCGAAGCCATGAGCCGGCGCGTGGAGGCCACCATCCGCGGCGCCAGTTGGGACTTCTCACAGATCATCCGGGACAACGTGATGGAATCTCTTTCCGGCGTCAAAGGAGAAAACTCCATCAAGATCTTCGGGCCGGACCTGAACGAGCTGGAATCGATCGCCAGTGCCGTCGAACGGCGGATCAGCAAAGTGCCCGGCGTCACAGATCCGGGCATCTTTCGAATTCAGGGCCAGACGAACCTGGCCTTTCCGATCGACCGCCATAAGTGCGCCGCGTGGGGTGTCCGTGTCGCGGATATCGACGACGTGGTCGCAACGGCGGTTGGCGGTAATACATTTTCAGAAATGATTGAGGGCGAAAGGCGTTTTGATATCGCCCTGCGGTGGCCGGAACACCTGCGGGATACGGTGGATGACATCCTGCAGATTCCGGTTGATATCACCAACGACAGCAATTATTCGGGGACCAGCGTTCAGCCCACAGCGTTCGGAACCCAGGTTTCGCTGCCGTCGGTCACCGGGACGACACTTCAGGACATGACGGAGTTTCTGTCGGTCACACCTCGCCGACGGCTGGGCGAACTGCTGACACCGCGCGATGAGAGCGGCAGACCGGATCCTGCCGGGTCGTTCGTCCGCAGCGGTGCGGCCGTCATCAATCGCGAACAGGGACGGCGGCTGATCGCGATCAAGTTCTCTGTTCGCGATCGCGACCTTGCCAGTACCGTCGCCGAAGCCCGGCAGGCCGTTCAGCCGCTGATTCGATCGCCCTACACAACCACATGGAGCGGTGAGTTCCAGCAGATGCAGGAAGCTGAACGGCGCATGCTGGCAACCGTGCTGCTGGCCTTCGCTCTTATTCTGGTCATGCTGTACCTGGCCTTTTTTTCGCTGCTGGACGCCGCTGTCGTATCCATGAACGTGCTGGCCATGAGTCTGGGAGGCGTCTGGGCGCTGTTGCTGACCGGTTTGAACTTCAACATCAGCGCCGCAGTCGGATTTATTTCCATCCTTGGCGTGGCGGTCATGAACGGACTGCTGATGGTCAGTTCGTTCAACGGCCTGCGGCGCAGCGGCCACGATGTCATGTCGGCGGTGATTCACGGAACAGAGCATCTGGTACGACCGATCACAATGACCGCTCTGGCCGCAATCCTTGGTCTGCTTCCCGCAGCGCTGGCGACGAAAGTGGGATCTCAGTCGCAGCGTCCTCTGGCAATCGTTGTCGTGGGAGGCATGATGATGACGCTGGCTCTGTTCAACCTTGTCCCGCTGCTGTACTCGTTCTACGGCCACCGCACACCGCCGGAAAGCAGCGGGGGTGTCAGTCACTGA
- a CDS encoding efflux RND transporter periplasmic adaptor subunit has protein sequence MEIRSPITGTIVEKNFAAGTLVDVEDTLFRVADLSHLDVRAFAYEEDLTTLQRLAPSDRKWDIRLRGDALSGPIHGSFDRIGSLIDPVQHTGLVMGWVDNSEGNLRAGQFVTATVTLPDPVPMVSVPASAVVDLDARSWLLVQDPSSDVRFLPMEVRVVRFQDGLACLPGASGTPEGPVFTEATKVVSQGALEILAEFRTSRAKNRAARESGQPVPESSETAAVHSTTTARQSSGGGL, from the coding sequence CAATTACCGGGACAATCGTCGAAAAGAACTTCGCCGCGGGAACGCTGGTAGACGTCGAGGACACATTGTTTCGCGTTGCCGACCTGAGCCATCTTGACGTCCGCGCTTTTGCGTACGAAGAGGATCTTACGACGCTGCAGCGGCTGGCCCCGTCGGATCGAAAATGGGACATCCGTCTGCGCGGCGACGCACTGTCCGGGCCGATCCACGGTTCCTTTGACCGTATCGGCAGCCTGATTGACCCCGTGCAGCATACCGGGCTGGTGATGGGCTGGGTGGACAATTCGGAGGGCAATTTGCGAGCCGGTCAGTTTGTCACAGCGACGGTAACTCTGCCGGATCCGGTGCCGATGGTCAGCGTACCGGCGTCGGCTGTCGTTGATCTGGACGCCCGGTCCTGGCTGCTTGTTCAGGATCCGTCGTCGGACGTCCGGTTTCTGCCGATGGAAGTCAGGGTCGTTCGATTTCAGGACGGCTTGGCGTGCCTGCCAGGAGCGTCCGGTACTCCGGAGGGGCCGGTCTTCACGGAGGCGACGAAAGTCGTATCGCAGGGAGCTTTGGAAATCCTTGCGGAATTCCGAACCAGCCGTGCGAAGAACAGGGCGGCTCGCGAGTCCGGACAGCCGGTTCCCGAATCGTCGGAAACAGCGGCAGTCCATTCAACGACGACTGCCCGTCAGAGCAGCGGGGGTGGCCTGTGA